From the Triticum urartu cultivar G1812 chromosome 4, Tu2.1, whole genome shotgun sequence genome, the window TGATCTCTTCTACACCATAGCTTCCGGATTCATACAATATTCCTCCAAAAATCTCAAACATCTTCCTGGTGTAAATCTTGCTAGCGTGCACTTCTAGTGGGGTGTTGACCTTCAAGACAGCTCCACTCTGCAGTAAAACAACAAGAGAGAAAATATATGTCATTAAATGCCCCACGAGTTTTTGGTTGTCGGGCGGACATTATGTGGAATTTGTCATACCAGCCTGGTTCGTTTCTCCTAGAACCCTTCTTCTTGTTCATGGTCAAACTGTAGCTTGTTATATTGCTTGACAAAAAGATTCATTGAGCAAGAAGGTGGAACATATTGTTTCAACATGTGATTTGCGCTCTCACTCCTTCCAGTACTGGTTTGCCTGGCACAGAATTTTCCTGCAAAGTATGGTTTGGCCCATTTCTGCCTTGTTTCATAAATTTGCGTCAGGTACGTGTTCTTAGTCAGTGAGTACTTCTCAAGCAACGCTGCCCACCCGTCCTCGAACTCCTCGATGGTGAGCATCTTGTGGACCAACTTGTGGAATTCTGCCCTGAAATCAGACTTCTTTGTGTAATTAGACCCCAGGCTCTCTTTGGCCTTCTTCAGGATGTGCCACTTGCACCATCTGTGTGTTGCATCTGGATATATTTCCTCAATAGCGACTTCCATCGCCCTGGCTTGGTCTACACAACACGACATACAAGTCAATCATAGATCTTCACGCAACTAAAAGGGAATAACATAGATGCATTTCATTTTACCTGTCAAAATTGTAATTGGTCTTTTCCCTCCCATCATCTTCACAAACTCATCAAAAATCCATTTGAAAGTGTCGACCGTCTCATCTCGCATGAGCACACCAACATACAACACACTCTGGAAGTGGTTGTTCACGCCAACAAAAATTCCGAATGGCATATCGTATAGATTGGTCTTGTATGTTGTGTCGAATGTGACCACATCGCCAAAGTGATGGTATTGTTTTTTGCTACGCCCATTTGTCCACATGAGAGTGCGTATCCTACTTTCATCGTCTACCTGCACATTGTAAGTAAACTCGCCGTCTTGGACTTTCAATTCTGAAAAGATGGCCATAGTCTTCTGTACATCATCGTCCGCCTACTCCCTACTCAGCTTCCCACACAGTGTCCTCAAGCATCTTTTGGTGAACGGAACGTTTTCTACCCTTCCAAAAAAGTTGCAAGAATGTTGTAAACTTTGCTCAGGTTCACATTATTCTCTCTAAGCTGAGATACTAGCTCTCTCGTATATTTGTCAATATGCCTATGTGAAGGGAAGTGGAGTTTCTCAGCACATGTGTTCAACATCGAGTGATTGTGGTTGGACCTGAATTCGTTGATGTACCAGCCATCGTCATCTGTACGCAAGAGTCTTATCATGGCTTGGCATTGACACCGTGATGATGTTGAGTTCGCCTCTTTTGGCTTGCCCTGATTTTatcaaaaaaaaaaacaaaagctGGTAAGTGACCTGTCCGACCTTTCTGAACATGAAGCAAGAATCAGCATGATATTGTGGTTACTCACCGAGCAATAGCACACAAACTCCTGCATGCATCTCGTTCCTTTGACATTGGTTATGCTCTTTGCATATCTGATGCCAAACCCTGTCTCCCAGGAATAAAGATTGTAAAAATCGTAGGCCTCGATTATAGAGTCAAAAGTCAGCCCCACCGATGGTGTCACCACCGTGTTTGTTTTTCTTTTGGCAAATCCTGTGAGTGCTGTTTCCAGGGCTGTCACCCTTTCAGCACTTGTTGCTCTCTTGTCTGGCATTGCCACCTTCCTGTTCCTGAACACGGCAAGGAAAGTGAGCACATGTATGATTTATCTAAAGAGGCGTGAAGAAAAACGATAACTTGTGGCAGGAACTAGTTACCTTGTAACCCATCCAACTTTGTCATCAAGAGCCGTATATCTATTCTCCATCCTCGAAGCCCTATTGTCATCTAGATCCACATTGCCTGTTTCTGACCTAACGTCAACAGAATCCATCAAATCCGCAAATCTGCCACTGGGGTCGTCCTCGGTAACCTCTCGCAGCATGCTCAGCCTCTCCGAATCGACGCCAAAAACAGCAGAATCGGGGTAACTAGCACTCGCCCATGATAATCGCGAGCACACAGATCCGTTGCTTTCCCCCATAATCGGCGGCATGCTATGGAAGACAGGGGGGTCGATTACAGTTCGTCTAGTACTATGATGCTGAGAAAACAAGGCTATTCATATGGATCTTGCCAGGGATTACCTGGATTTCTCTGTTTCTGCTGAAGCCATGCCGTCTCCCCCCCTTTGCGCCTCCTCCAGTGTGCAGCTTCAAGAAGATGTACAATGCTACTGGTCGGAGACGGCTCGCCCGCTTGCTAAATGATGGTGGACCCGACGTCAGGGCGTTTATGACCACACCACCGAACGGGTGTCCCAGCGTGTCGACTAGCTAATGGACAACGCTGTATTTGTACAAAAGTAAATGCATACTGGCCCATAAATGAGAGCGTATAGCGGGCGTATCCCGGCTAAGAACAAATAAAACACTGTGCCGTATTTGCTAGTGGGGAGGAGTTGCTATATTAGCTGCCGATCGCAACGCGCTGCCGACGCACGAGATAACGACCTCGCGTGGCCGCATGTCCTCAAAATTCGCGTcgcattttcttcttcttttgagATCGTCAGTGGATCTAGAGTGGGTGAACGCAGAGGTGGCAATGCATAGGGGGAATCTTGATGGCCTCCAAAGTCCAAACTAGTGTTGTTaccttcttggagatcaatccaATGGCACATCGGATAGCATAGAAGAATCAGAAGATACAACATTTAACTAGGAAGGCAGCCAGATTAGCTAGAAGAACATGATGACGACCGGTCAAACAGATAGAATCTCTCCTACGGGCAGAGGAGAGGCGTCGACCTCGGCTGGCCGCGCGGATTTCGCCTCGGCTCTGTATTGGGTGAGCTTTCCAGGAGTAAAATGCACGTGCTTCAGTATTTTGTTAATAAACTACTAGAAGTGTTTCTGTCTTTTGCTTATGATCACCTACAGAGCTTGTAATGGCTGTGTTCTGCTTATGATCAGGCTGTTGGATCTCTCTTTTATTTCCTAAATTATGGCTTATGTACTATCCAGGACCTACATGTGTGGTGCGGTTCAAGCAAATTCAGTTAAACAATGTTCTGTTCGATGCAGATTCAGTCATATATATGAACTTCTATTATCTTCAGTTCAGATGTGTTGTGGTTCATGCAGATTTGGTCAAATTCAGATCATTTGAGCACAAGTACTGTTGCGCTGATATTACAAATGCACAAGTTCAGTTCAGTCTCAATTGCAATATTCTTGCACATGTATTGATATCTTTTCATGCACAAGAACTCTCAGCTCAGCCATGTCATAAACTGTGCAAAAGTATGTGCAAAAGTAGTCTCAAACTATTTATTTTCACTCAGCAAAAATGCACAGTCATACTCAAATAAATATGTGCAATGGAGAGAGCCATACACAAGACAAGTACTCTCAGTTCATGATTCAGCAAAAGGACACGGTTATACTACACAGCACAAGCACTCTCACAGCAAAAGCGGTCTCAGAACTCCACCAATTACTTGCAGTACACAAAGAAATTTCGTTTCATAACAAATCCATATCATAACCCTGCATAGCAATGGTCGACAAACACAACCCTTCAAATTCAGAATAGCATTGCAACCTTAAACATCCGACGGCAGGAAGCTGCACTTTACCTCCATGGCGGTAAGTAGAGCAGCGGGCATCACAGCGTCGCTACAGTCTCTGACAGCCGTCGCCAGGAGGACGTGCCCGCACGACCATCTGCTCATCCATGGAAGCGGAACGCACGTGGCCCGCCTCCGGGAGCCGTCAGGGCTCTCCCCGCCGTCATGGTGGAATGGTCGACAAAAAAACTAACACTGAGAGAAGCATAGACCTGACAATACACTTTAAACTCTAGTAATTGTGTGCTAGTCAACTTCATGTTCCCTATTCAAACTCACATAAAATAGGACATTATCTCAGGCCTGTTTCGCAACTAAAAATTGGCTCTAGCAGATTGAATGACAAGAATATAAATccatgatgtaaaatacatatGTGATTTATGTTCACAGGTACAAGTGTAAAAAATGGCATCAGACCATAACATCAAGCTTCACTGGTCGGCAAATACAAGTGTGTACAAGGTACTTACTCTGCAGTTAACTATCCATTGCCTCTTCATATCTCTGATGAGGCTGATCAATACTGTATTCAGAAGAAATTTTGATTATTTTCTATGCACTTTCTTTGCCAAATTTGAACAAATATGAAGAAAAAACTTACTACTCTGGAGTTCCACACTGTAAGAATAGGAGGACAAAGGCCGTGGCATGAGCAAAGAACATCCCAAACTCCTTCCCTACCATATGGCCCACATTCTCTGGATTATCCATTTTCTGGTCCTGTGTAGTTTGCATGTAAAGACACTGTTTAATGTATATGCCTCAAATTTTATGTATCCATGAAACCAAGGGATCTCATCACACTACCTGGGCAGATAATGGTAGTAGAGGCAGCACTGGTGCAGCATTTGGCCACTTGGTCATTCGCCACTGGGTATCACCTGGAACCGTCGGCCAGAACCACTGCCCTTGAGCAGGCTGCCACACCCAGCCCCATTCCCCCTCAGGAGTAATGATCATCCATCGCCAACGCCCTGCACCATGGGGTGGCACTTGCTGAATCTCCCCTAGCAGAGCTCCCCTTGGCCCCTGAAATGACAGAAGAGGTAAAATTTACAACGTTGCTTTGTCTCCAGCCCAACTGTGACATTTTTTACAACAAACATAGTAATATGTATACCTTTGTTTTTTCAGGTGCATGAACTCTGTTGTTTCTTCCAAAATTGTATAATGACTCAGGTGTACCTGTATATCCTCTCCTTGGAGGTACCCCTGCCTGCCCGCTCTGCCACCACATAATTTCATAAAAGATCGGATTTTGTTCGGCTTGATCAGGCCAATTTTGACCAACTACTGCAATCTGATCCATCAGTAAATCATTCCAAGCTTGTCGAAGGAGAATATTAAACGCGCGTACGTCATCCTGCCCAAGATGATTTTTTGCTGTTGCAAGTGCTGAAAACAGCGAATACGTATGATCCGGCAATGAGAACGAGAAGTGATGGTATATCAGACGAATGAACCTAGATTGGAACACAATTGATGGTCCAATTCCTAATGGGACATTAGTGGTTATATAATGAAGATGGTCTGTGAATAGTGCAGGCACGTTTCTAGGTTGGTTTCCTTCACAGTAGTATGGCAGCAAAGCATTGCTCAAGGCTCTAAGATCAATAAGGAGGTCATGAAAACCAAGAGTCTTGTGGAGTGCAGGTATGCCCATCATAAATAATTCACCAGCGACCAGGAAATTGCGTACAGAAAATGATCCATGCCAGCAATACCCTCGATTGAATGTATCAATGACAAACCGGTAGGCACTCTTCAGATAGTTGCGACCAATGTTGCTGCATATGACAGCAGCATCTCCAAAGGAAAGATCAAAAAATTCAGTCAATTGGGTCCGGTGGGTGCCTATTTGGGTCCGGTGGGCGCCGATCCATTGCAAGAAGAACAAGGCTTGGGCTTGATCCATTCCTTAAAAGCAGAAAACGGAATGTTATTCTTATATTGTCAGACATAAGCAAAAAAACAAGTAACCCGAATGCAGGCAAACAACACTTATTTTAAATAAAACAATCAGCACACATTGACAGTCAGCACATATTTGAAATCAAACAATCAACACAAATTTTCCAATCAGTATCAAAATATACTCAAAAGCCAGAATTAGAACAAACTAAAAAAGCTGTAAACTACAGCTAAAGTATACCACATATTAAAGCAGCAATTCAAGAATTGATAGTCCATGGGGAAAAACACAGCTTAACAGCAATTACCAGGATAGGGTTGTTGATAATGCCGCGGTATAACACCTACATCTAGTACTATTTGTGGACAAGAATAAAATGAACCAGGACAATACTGTTACTAAGTATATGAAATTAACCAAGTTATTTTCATCATGTCAACATGTACAGAAACTTGCATAATCATAGAAAAAAACAACTTAAGCACATAGGCACATACAAGTGCTCACCCAACAGATAACGTTTTCTGAGCAAAAGGACTACCAAATGCACACCTGATTTTTTcataaatactccctccgtccggaaatacttgtccaaggaatggatgtatctagatgtattttagttctggATACACCCATTTGTATCCATTTctatgacaagtatttccggacggagggagtaccatttACTTTCGATTAACTTACTTTAATTTGTGAAGCCATAGCTCTGGAACTACGCATAGAATGGCCTCATAACAGAGTACTTAATCATATCATAGTTTGCACTTAACAGAAGTAAAGCACACATACAATCATCCATTCTGTCAGCAACTCAACATACAAATACATAGAGAGGCTCATATAACAAATTAGAAGGACTAAAAGATACTAAATCAATCTAAGGAATTGCTTGTAGGCATTTGCCCATCACGTTACAAATTATACATCAGAGGACAGCGATTGATATAATGAGGAATGAGGATAAAATAGCATACCCCGACGCCGTGGACTGAGTCGGATGAGATGAAATGCTGGAGAGCCAAGGAGGGTGGTTCAGGTCGGATATGTGGGAACGGCTgagagctccgccgccgcccccttgcACTCGCTTCGCTGCCACCGTCTGTTCGCGCCGCCATGGACGCGaggtgtcgagaggtatgagatcGACCAGATGCGTGGCAAGATGGGAGATCCGAGCGTCGCCTGATGGGCGCCCTTGCCTTCGCTTAGCTGCCGCCGCCTTGTTCGCGCCGCCGTGGACGCGAGGTGCCGAGAGGTGGGAGGTCGACCGGATGCGCGGCGAGCCGGGAGATCCGACCGTCGCTCGATGGGTGCCCTTGCCTTTGCTTCGCTGCTGACGCCTTGTTCGCGCCGCCGTGGACGCACGTGAGGTGTCGAGAGGTGGGAGATCGACCGGATGCGCGGCAAGCTGGGAGATTCGACCGTCGCCCGCCGCAGCTGCGTTAGGGTTTGGGGCTTTGGGCGACGGGGCTGGATTAGGGTTTGCCGTGTGTAGAGGAGAGGGTGAGGGGCTGGATAGTGCGTGCGCGCCCGCGCGGCGGCTGCGGGGTGCGAGGGCCGGCTGGGGGGGTTATATACGGGATAATAGGGTTTGCTGGGCTAGTGGGCTCTAAGTTTCTATACCGCTCGGAATAAATTTCGATCCCCTGGGCTAAATTTGAGACCAGAGGCCCGCAGTAGGCTGTGAATGAAGAATTAAGCCTTTCAAAAGAACCTTAAAAATGAAAGAATGCACTTTGTTCCTTTTGTAGACCTGATTAAATTTCAAAAATGCTtaaaaattaatacatatatttaaaacataatttaattatgattttaaaacCCACAATTTTGAAATATGTTAATGAAATGTACAAAAATTGTTACTCTAGTCACTCCCTCCATCCTGTAATTCTTGTCGCGAGggcaattttgcaaaaaacaCATCTGGTTTCTCCCGACCAAACCCGCGctcctcgtcgtcctcctccgATAGAAGCAGCAACTGCCCTTTTCCCCGCCGCCGCAGCTCCCCTGCTCCCCCGCTCTCCTGCCGCGGTTGCCTCCTACTCCGCCGCCGCAGCTACCGCTCGCCTGCCTGCCCAAGCACCCTCCTTCCTCAAAAGAATCTTGGATTTCCCCAGCTACCGCCGCGCTCTACTCCGGCTGCGTCGGAACCGCCATCGGAGATCCCGGAGGCGCTGGATCCGGACCACCACCAACAACATAGAGGCCGACGAGCCCGACGACGACAGGAGATGCAGCAAGCTAAATGCTGACGAGCCCGACGACAACGACAAGCTAAAGGTCGTGGATTTGCGAGTGTGGAAGACGGCGACGACAACTCCACGAGGAATACGATGGCGGCTGGGTCTTCTTCGTTGTTTCTCTGGTGGAAGACCCGCGCCTGCAACACCACGCCTGGGCTGTCTAGTGGGTTGCGCCTGCTCACTtggcagcagcagcggcagctACAAGTTTTCTGCACTGCTGCAGATCAACCCCAAGTCCTACAGCCTGGGT encodes:
- the LOC125553427 gene encoding uncharacterized protein LOC125553427, with the translated sequence MDQAQALFFLQWIGAHRTQIGTHRTQLTEFFDLSFGDAAVICSNIGRNYLKSAYRFVIDTFNRGYCWHGSFSVRNFLVAGELFMMGIPALHKTLGFHDLLIDLRALSNALLPYYCEGNQPRNVPALFTDHLHYITTNVPLGIGPSIVFQSRFIRLIYHHFSFSLPDHTYSLFSALATAKNHLGQDDVRAFNILLRQAWNDLLMDQIAVVGQNWPDQAEQNPIFYEIMWWQSGQAGVPPRRGYTGTPESLYNFGRNNRVHAPEKTKGPRGALLGEIQQVPPHGAGRWRWMIITPEGEWGWVWQPAQGQWFWPTVPGDTQWRMTKWPNAAPVLPLLPLSAQDQKMDNPENVGHMVGKEFGMFFAHATAFVLLFLQCGTPEYIDQPHQRYEEAMDS